One Gimesia aquarii DNA segment encodes these proteins:
- the yegQ gene encoding tRNA 5-hydroxyuridine modification protein YegQ: MKPELLSPAGTRKAMQYAYAFGADAVYAGQPRYSLRVRENEFNKLEVMAEAVEEAHKLGKKFYIASNIAPHNLKVRSYLKNMEPVIDMKPDALIMSDPGLIMMVRERWPEVPIHLSVQANAVNYATVKFWQNFGLTRVILSRELSIKEVAEIQEECPDMELEVFVHGALCIAYSGRCLLSGYMNHRDSNQGNCTNACRWDYKVNEAVQTMEGDIVLKNPPPPQSQQQLPIVDQVFLLEEPQRPGEYMPAYEDEHGTYIMNSKDLRAVQHVKTFSDMGISSLKIEGRTKSFFYAARTAQVYRKAIDDAAAGVEFNENLLEMLDSLSNRGYTEGFFQRHASESMQNYEHGRSVANKQQFVGDIIDREEDGLIIDVKNKFGLNDELELMTPSGNTVFELRTLLNQKTESIDVAPGSGHIVKIPFAENQLEESAGQLSAHDQRFALLMKSVQTPATTSLV, translated from the coding sequence ATGAAACCGGAACTTCTCTCCCCCGCTGGGACGCGTAAGGCAATGCAATATGCCTACGCATTTGGTGCTGACGCCGTTTATGCCGGGCAGCCTCGTTACAGTCTGCGTGTTCGAGAAAATGAATTCAATAAACTGGAAGTCATGGCAGAAGCCGTTGAAGAAGCACATAAACTGGGTAAGAAATTCTATATTGCGAGTAACATTGCACCTCACAATCTGAAAGTGCGTAGTTATCTCAAAAACATGGAACCGGTTATCGATATGAAACCGGATGCCCTGATCATGTCTGACCCCGGGTTAATCATGATGGTACGAGAACGTTGGCCAGAAGTTCCCATCCATTTATCAGTTCAGGCGAATGCCGTCAATTATGCCACTGTTAAGTTTTGGCAGAACTTTGGTCTGACTCGCGTCATCCTTTCTCGCGAGCTATCAATCAAAGAAGTTGCTGAGATTCAGGAAGAATGTCCTGACATGGAACTGGAAGTCTTCGTGCACGGTGCACTTTGTATCGCGTATTCAGGGCGCTGTCTACTTTCCGGTTACATGAATCATCGTGATTCAAATCAGGGAAACTGCACAAACGCCTGTCGCTGGGACTATAAAGTGAATGAAGCGGTCCAGACCATGGAAGGTGATATTGTGCTAAAAAATCCTCCCCCTCCCCAAAGTCAGCAGCAACTTCCCATCGTGGATCAGGTATTTTTGTTGGAAGAACCACAACGCCCCGGCGAATACATGCCTGCTTACGAAGACGAACATGGTACCTACATCATGAACTCGAAAGACTTGCGTGCGGTACAGCATGTCAAGACTTTTAGTGATATGGGAATCAGTTCGCTGAAAATTGAAGGACGCACAAAATCATTCTTTTATGCTGCTAGAACCGCACAGGTTTATCGCAAAGCCATCGACGATGCCGCCGCGGGTGTTGAGTTCAATGAGAATTTGTTGGAAATGCTCGACAGTCTTTCCAATCGTGGTTATACCGAAGGCTTTTTCCAAAGACATGCTTCAGAAAGTATGCAAAATTATGAGCATGGTCGTTCGGTCGCTAACAAACAACAATTTGTCGGCGATATTATTGACCGTGAGGAAGATGGTCTGATTATCGATGTCAAAAACAAGTTTGGACTCAACGATGAACTTGAGTTGATGACGCCCTCTGGAAATACGGTCTTTGAATTGAGAACATTATTAAATCAAAAAACCGAATCGATTGATGTCGCTCCTGGTAGCGGTCATATCGTGAAAATCCCGTTTGCTGAAAATCAGCTTGAAGAAAGTGCGGGACAATTAAGCGCACATGATCAACGGTTTGCGTTATTAATGAAATCAGTGCAGACACCGGCCACAACAAGCCTTGTTTAA
- a CDS encoding BON domain-containing protein translates to MRFVLINTMNVIVCALLLFGLSERCQAQVQSLSNNASGNAGTSFGNTGSRNSAFGDSQLGLSTFGNAQTVTPQNSFIGRSDAAQNSFIGRTNAQNTANTVGQNRNFNRANTSGFQNGRNQFNTGQNAIKAPAFRPQMRVAFKSAPLPLSNMKTSMDQSFGRIKERNERFRDVQFQLNADRSVTLRGQVESASAKKLVEFLAMLEPGVRKVKNELTVAAKK, encoded by the coding sequence ATGCGTTTTGTTCTCATAAATACAATGAACGTCATAGTTTGTGCCTTGTTGCTTTTTGGTCTCTCCGAGCGATGTCAGGCTCAGGTACAATCTTTGTCAAATAATGCCTCGGGTAATGCAGGAACGAGTTTTGGGAATACGGGTTCCAGGAATAGTGCCTTTGGTGATTCCCAATTAGGGCTTTCTACTTTTGGTAACGCGCAAACAGTGACTCCTCAAAATTCCTTCATCGGTCGATCCGATGCAGCGCAAAACTCATTTATTGGACGTACAAATGCACAAAATACGGCCAATACTGTTGGGCAGAATCGCAACTTTAACCGGGCAAACACGAGCGGATTTCAAAATGGTCGAAATCAGTTTAATACAGGTCAGAATGCAATAAAAGCGCCTGCATTTCGTCCACAGATGAGAGTGGCATTTAAGTCTGCTCCTCTCCCGCTAAGTAATATGAAAACATCAATGGATCAGTCCTTTGGTCGAATCAAAGAACGAAACGAACGGTTTCGAGATGTGCAGTTCCAGTTGAACGCTGATCGGAGTGTCACACTACGTGGTCAAGTCGAATCAGCAAGTGCCAAAAAACTGGTGGAGTTCCTGGCTATGTTGGAGCCAGGTGTTCGTAAGGTAAAAAATGAATTAACGGTTGCTGCCAAAAAATAG